A genomic region of Palaemon carinicauda isolate YSFRI2023 chromosome 11, ASM3689809v2, whole genome shotgun sequence contains the following coding sequences:
- the LOC137650172 gene encoding zinc finger protein 845-like, producing the protein MERPMETTYVCGSCGKGFRRTDNLKKHLLIHTGSRPFQCTWCGKAFREKNHLNSHLLLHTGEKPYKCPHCGKAFNQNSNLKKHIKIHLDDRPYVCNICQNRFTQQCYLNEHMKNHTGERAYKCTDCGKMFKNSSHLRSHRKTHSDERPYKCTLCDKTFKYIRNYSLHIMGHDGDPSCSCSECGRQFLNRNNLNIHMLSHSNVKIHECFVCGKEFHKLDKFKRHLQAHTGERPFKCTVCDDGFKSNSHLKFHMMLHTGEKPFTCEVCGSGFRSKSYLTSHMISHTKTRHRCTLCGKSFKYKCNYTRHVKTHNEAEMQQSSIPVSTGLQQNCSDPERPSYSSPSTGSEKVAVVAHRADFNNRQGTSVIAKDKKSPDDQKLSLVSSSSQGNEKDSDDDSVRILMKLCTDEYPFHCTNCNETFRHESQLEEHLRVHIGSPYQCSVCDAYFRDDDYLQRHMESHKALANKSLEGDSTGVEECRVCGKKFTQAKMLKRHMLIHSNHQTFECKVCQEKFEDESDLKTHNMLHPAPKTHECTMCDKKFVQNINLKRHMRIHCMRSESEDKIYSCNICNLWFCYKHNLETHKMIHVMRETALQNQNQTVAPSGHSEDSVMSDKSIIHTLMGQYFISGSGFDFESGEPVILIIDEQEMEKKENEVIVQSEREYESTEIKIPRTFENHIESSMPEQKFLCIICGEGFIEQSLLRAHLRQHKLECPQCGKTFNRLNNLKRHMVVHTGMRRYQCYVCGKKFKESGHLKTHFLHLHSEEQALECKSCNKKFVHKSYYQRHIKTNHGDKAPVLVHQNIHVAEEPTRNNEYLQRALENIGNDVRFDAKEIENMDNPQESKYDTVSASFDGDYSNTYKNFHYGKESNYDTVSASYDENYSNNYNSFHCVKDINLKRHIMIHTNEHAYDCHMCGKGFKENEYRDEHEMVHAGVPHPYAICDGKFTQKSVLSGHRKTHDTLYPQDDAESREMNLESDGNFGSIDGRKKSVRIPKGDIEVTKEILCDITEPTVEIQVGKLTVQTISYEAAMKRRQILKERKLHRCPVCNKTFNRKSNLARHAQSHRDDSSVFKCDYCSDTFKSKQLLESHLRSHKSRETSQPQVFRKTPKENKPRGYYGRRRGRNTEDPSAHAAGKKSLVCYICGTKFHFQHHLENHLIIHKLKKKIGKEKKYPVKTNRKKVAPPKIDHEKEDLPKIDHEDEDPPKIDLEKEDSSKIIIKSRGNTAAVDVERSKLDLDYVSRRHEEVEDHGESKVIIVKEEPVISDEIDVGEMEVGKLTVKTLPYSIARERRLKERGIKKRVNCSVCGKDFASNYSLKVHMKLHNRGRLYNCSFCDEKFRLRYSLESHISELHRRPEASTQM; encoded by the coding sequence ATGGAGAGACCTATGGAGACGACATATGTATGTGGCTCCTGTGGAAAAGGGTTCAGGAGAACCGATAACTTGAAGAAACATCTTCTAATTCACACGGGAAGCCGACCGTTCCAGTGCACGTGGTGTGGAAAGGCCTTCAGGGAGAAGAACCACCTGAACTCTCATCTCCTGCTCCATACAGGAGAGAAACCTTATAAATGTCCTCATTGTGGGAAGGCATTTAATCAAAACAGTAACCTGAAAAAGCATATAAAGATTCACCTAGACGACAGGCCTTACGTTTGCAACATCTGTCAAAACCGATTCACTCAGCAGTGTTATCTCAATGAACATATGAAGAACCACACAGGAGAGCGAGCTTACAAATGCACAGATTGTGGGAAGATGTTCAAAAATAGCAGCCATTTAAGAAGCCATAGGAAAACCCACTCGGATGAACGGCCGTACAAATGCACGCTCTGTGATAAGACTTTCAAATACATAAGAAACTACAGTTTACATATAATGGGTCACGATGGCGATCCCTCGTGCAGTTGTTCGGAGTGTGGCCGACAGTTTTTAAACCGAAACAATCTTAACATACACATGCTTTCTCACAGCAATGTGAAGATACACGAATGTTTTGTATGTGGGAAGGAATTTCACAAGCTTGATAAGTTCAAGAGACACCTGCAGGCTCACACGGGGGAACGCCCGTTCAAGTGCACCGTTTGCGATGATGGTTTCAAATCTAATTCTCATTTAAAGTTTCACATGATGCTCCACACAGGAGAGAAGCCTTTTACTTGCGAGGTGTGCGGAAGTGGTTTTCGGTCGAAGTCCTATCTCACCTCCCACATGATATCCCACACCAAGACACGTCACAGGTGCACTCTCTGCGGCAAGTCTTTCAAATACAAATGTAATTATACACGCCATGTGAAAACTCATAATGAAGCGGAAATGCAGCAGAGTTCGATACCAGTATCGACCGGCCTGCAACAGAACTGCTCGGACCCTGAACGACCTTCATATTCATCACCATCAACAGGCAGTGAGAAAGTTGCTGTAGTAGCACATAGAGCTGATTTTAACAACAGACAAGGAACATCAGTTATAGCTAAAGACAAAAAATCTCCAGATGATCAAAAGCTTTCTTTGGTTTCTAGCTCATCTCAGGGTAATGAAAAGGATAGTGATGACGATAGTGTGAGAATCCTAATGAAATTATGTACTGATGAGTATCCATTCCACTGTACAAACTGCAATGAAACCTTCCGGCATGAAAGTCAGTTGGAAGAGCACTTGAGAGTTCATATAGGTAGCCCTTATCAATGCTCTGTTTGTGACGCATATTTCAGAGATGACGATTATCTACAGCGCCACATGGAAAGCCATAAAGCGTTAGCAAATAAAAGTTTGGAAGGAGACAGCACTGGAGTCGAAGAGTGTAGAGTCTGTGGAAAGAAGTTTACGCAGGCAAAGATGCTCAAACGGCACATGTTAATTCATTCGAACCATCAAACTTTTGAATGTAAGGTGTGTCAGGAAAAGTTTGAAGATGAATCTGATTTGAAGACACACAATATGTTGCATCCTGCCCCAAAAACACACGAGTGTACTATGTGTGACAAGAAATTCGTGCAAAATATTAACCTGAAAAGGCATATGAGAATTCATTGCATGAGATCTGAAAGTGAGGATAAGATATATTCTTGCAATATTTGTAATTTATGGTTTTGTTATAAGCATAACCTGGAAACACATAAGATGATCCATGTAATGAGAGAAACTGCTCTTCAAAATCAGAATCAGACCGTAGCTCCCAGTGGACATAGCGAAGACAGCGTCATGAGTGATAAGAGTATAATTCATACTCTCATGGGACAGTACTTCATTAGTGGTTCTGGATTCGATTTTGAATCTGGGGAGCCGGTAATTCTTATTATTGACGaacaggaaatggaaaaaaaagaaaatgaagttaTTGTTCAAAGCGAAAGGGAATACGAATCGACGGAGATTAAAATTCCGAGAACATTTGAAAACCACATTGAAAGCAGTATGCCAGAACAGAAGTTTTTGTGCATTATTTGTGGGGAAGGGTTTATAGAACAAAGTCTACTCAGAGCACATCTAAGGCAGCACAAACTGGAGTGTCCGCAGTGTGGAAAAACTTTCAATCGACTGAATAATCTGAAGAGACACATGGTTGTACATACAGGTATGCGCCGCTATCAGTGTTATGTTTGTGGTAAAAAATTTAAGGAAAGTGGCCACTTGAAGACGCACTTTTTGCATTTGCATAGCGAAGAGCAAGCTCTCGAATGCAAGTCTTGCAATAAAAAGTTTGTTCACAAGAGTTATTATCAGAGGCACATCAAGACCAACCATGGAGATAAGGCGCCAGTTTTGGTGCATCAAAATATACATGTAGCTGAAGAGCCGACTAGAAATAACGAGTATTTGCAGCGGGCTTTAGAAAACATTGGTAATGATGTAAGATTTGAtgcaaaggaaatagaaaatatggaTAACCCTCAGGAATCAAAATATGATACAGTTTCAGCTTCCTTTGATGGAGATTATAGCAACACTTACAAAAATTTCCATTATGGGAAGGAGTCCAATTATGATACAGTTTCAGCTTCTTATGATGAAAATTATAGCAACAATTACAACAGTTTCCATTGTGTGAAGGATATTAATCTCAAGAGACATATAATGATTCATACCAATGAACACGCATATGATTGCCATATGTGCGGGAAAGGTTTTAAAGAAAATGAGTATCGAGACGAACATGAAATGGTGCACGCTGGGGTGCCCCATCCTTATGCAATTTGTGACGGGAAATTCACACAGAAGTCAGTATTGAGTGGGCATAGAAAAACACATGATACTCTTTATCCACAAGATGATGCGGAGAGCCGTGAAATGAATttggaaagtgatggaaattttggtAGCATAGATGGGAGGAAGAAGTCCGTACGTATTCCAAAAGGCGATATTGAAGTAACTAAAGAAATTCTCTGTGACATCACTGAGCCTACAGTTGAGATTCAGGTGGGCAAATTAACTGTCCAAACCATATCTTACGAAGCAGCCATGAAAAGACGTCAGATTCTGAAGGAGAGGAAGCTTCATAGGTGTCCGGTTTGTAACAAGACATTTAACAGAAAAAGTAATCTCGCCAGACATGCTCAGAGCCACAGAGACGATAGTAGTGTATTTAAATGTGACTATTGCTCAGACACTTTTAAAAGCAAACAACTACTGGAATCACACTTGCGGAGTCATAAAAGTCGGGAGACGAGTCAACCGCAGGTCTTTAGAAAAACACCCAAGGAAAACAAACCCCGTGGCTACTATGGTCGTCGTCGTGGTCGAAACACGGAGGATCCCTCAGCTCATGCAGCAGGAAAAAAATCACTTGTGTGTTATATTTGTGGTACGAAATTCCACTTCCAGCATCACCTCGAAAATCATCTGATCATACACAAGTTGAAAAAGAAGATAGGTAAGGAAAAGAAGTATCCTGTCAAAACTAACCGTAAAAAAGTAGCTCCTCCTAAAATTGACCATGAAAAGGAGGACCTTCCTAAAATTGACCATGAAGATGAGGACCCTCCAAAAATTGACCTGGAAAAAGAAGACTCgtctaaaatcattattaaaagcaGGGGAAATACAGCTGCTGTAGATGTTGAAAGAAGTAAGTTGGATTTAGATTATGTAAGTAGAAGGCATGAAGAAGTGGAGGATCATGGGGAAAGTAAAGTAATAATTGTGAAGGAAGAGCCTGTGATTAGTGACGAGATAGACGTAGGTGAAATGGAAGTGGGTAAATTGACAGTGAAGACTCTTCCTTACTCAATAGCTCGCGAGAGGCGCTTGAAGGAACGAGGCATCAAGAAACGTGTAAATTGCAGCGTCTGTGGAAAAGATTTTGCATCAAATTACAGCTTGAAGGTGCATATGAAACTGCATAATAGAGGAAGATTATACAACTGTAGCTTTTGTGATGAAAAGTTTCGTTTGCGCTATTCTCTCGAGAGTCACATCAGTGAATTACATAGGCGGCCTGAGGCTAGCACACAGATGTAA